GTTGTCCGTCCACCCCGACATCGAGGTGGTGGCGGAGGCGGCGGACGGCGCACAGGCGCTCGCGCACGCCGCCCTGCACCGCCCGGACGTCGTTCTCCTCGACGTCCGCATGCCGGGCACGGACGGCCTGACCGCACTGCCCGAACTGGCCCGCGCGGCCCCGGTGATGATGCTGACGTACAGCGCGGAACCCGAGGTGGTGACGGAGGCGCTGCGCCGCGGGGCCTCCGGCTACCTGGTGCATGGGGAGTTCACGGCGGCGGAACTGATCACGGCGATACGGGGTGTGAGGGAGGGGCGGGCGACGGTGTCGCCGGTGGTGGCGCAGGCGTCTGCCGCTGTCTCGTCTTCGCTCGGTGTTTCGTACGAAGCGAAGGAAAGTTCTTCGCATCTGCAATCTGTTGTGGCACAGTCTTCAATGGCCCGGCTCTCTCGTGTGGCGGGCCTGCGGGGTCGTGCCGCGGGGTGGCTGGATTTCGGCCTGAGTTCGAGGGAGGTGGAGGTCATGGATCTCATCGCGTCCGGCATGAACAACCGGCAGATCGCCGCCGCCTGCTTCATCAGCGAGAAGACGGTCAAGAACCACATCAATCGCATCTTCGCAAAGCTGCACAGTTCCTCGCGGAGCGAAGCGATCGCTTATTGGCTGGGGACGGCGGGGGAGGGGTGGGGGCGGTGACCTTACGGTCGCTGGGAAGTTGGGTCCCTGGGCCCACTCCGAGTAAGGGTTCTTTCACGTACCGTGCATGGGTTGGGAGTAGCCCCATCGGCTGGGAGGGCGAGG
The Streptomyces sp. CGMCC 4.7035 DNA segment above includes these coding regions:
- a CDS encoding response regulator transcription factor — encoded protein: MPDQALPGPPTLRVLVADDNPVVRAGLTALLSVHPDIEVVAEAADGAQALAHAALHRPDVVLLDVRMPGTDGLTALPELARAAPVMMLTYSAEPEVVTEALRRGASGYLVHGEFTAAELITAIRGVREGRATVSPVVAQASAAVSSSLGVSYEAKESSSHLQSVVAQSSMARLSRVAGLRGRAAGWLDFGLSSREVEVMDLIASGMNNRQIAAACFISEKTVKNHINRIFAKLHSSSRSEAIAYWLGTAGEGWGR